One Lytechinus variegatus isolate NC3 chromosome 11, Lvar_3.0, whole genome shotgun sequence DNA segment encodes these proteins:
- the LOC121423819 gene encoding uncharacterized protein LOC121423819: protein MAETNGASPQTQGESDCVPRPSTAIADNHDLHDDDDISDYGLKRLFEFSIPMCTSFSDISGADSGQSCATDGSYRINRVDLERISLFESREMVEASQQVQCRICLDKLKDGRRLACDHCFCRTCLEDHQKSNCPEGNVTCPLCRRDTNLEEGQVEGLPAVRESLCITQLTTAITDHHDLDQDNVSDYGLERLFEYSIPVCTMCPDDADNTEDASGESCAIAVSYCRDCEEYMCDLCLSGHKRMSKLFMGHTLVSVQDARSGSSPIGAEKCNVHKMETRNFYCGKCDVFVCQKCVVAEHDIRNILKGDDIRLERRQNIDALTLQVNKKRADMQRYIKNIEGKRRVIKQVLSKVLEEITEAYEAALRCLEERKTMLVEGVRRVEHECDDEINDMRDNVRCRIVNLSKSCNILEQGRHGCLEADAWQAHICLCEEIKTELNVNCETNRTERTLDRLQRNANAVKFTRVNNQIVFGHLQTSAAEAEQPLQINKLVSLGLLDDGDEKDNHRENNPLHVSNDNDHCGNACNTVVSFMNDIPVTKITKPPPFWLKRPWTMIKLIKCPYSAPTCLATRSAESVVVGYLDDPATEMFLGVQEHTDFLPRYSARSTCISFLQNIGTAMLYMDSRIVVYNPDGIVTDVRFLTIGTPWCLDSDENNNIYILTRSGNISIYPFHGGRPLRTFNTGLSPFEDIHIGCQCCVVRSETKVVVLSLHDGSFIWKLETGGQQERQRVAVDKASGILYVASSQQELDGLSVCLRSFNLCDGSPIGSCVLHVASGDLVGLSVVSPDTLALCTTSAVYIFKKDCQH from the coding sequence ATGGCAGAAACAAATGGAGCATCACCACAAACACAAGGGGAAAGTGACTGTGTTCCCCGACCAAGCACTGCAATCGCGGATAACCATGAcctacatgatgatgatgatatcagtGATTATGGACTtaaaagattgtttgaattctcCATACCAATGTGTACTTCGTTTTCTGACATTTCGGGGGCTGATTCTGGACAGTCGTGTGCTACAGATGGATCCTATCGTATAAACCGCGTAGACCTGGAGAGAATATCTCTGTTTGAATCCAGAGAGATGGTAGAAGCATCCCAACAGGTGCAATGTAGAATATGCCTTGACAAACTTAAGGATGGCAGACGTCTGGCATGCGACCATTGCTTCTGTCGAACCTGTCTGGAAGATCACCAGAAGTCCAACTGCCCCGAAGGCAATGTAACCTGTCCTTTGTGCCGTCGGGACACCAACTTAGAAGAAGGACAGGTGGAGGGTTTACCAGCTGTACGTGAAAGTTTGTGCATTACTCAACTAACTACCGCGATCACAGATCATCATGACCTTGACCAAGACAATGTTAGTGATTATGGATTGGAACGACTTTTTGAATACTCCATACCAGTTTGCACCATGTGTCCTGATGATGCAGATAATACAGAGGATGCATCCGGAGAGTCCTGTGCCATAGCCGTCTCCTACTGCAGAGACTGCGAAGAATATATGTGTGATTTGTGCCTGTCGGGTCACAAGAGAATGAGCAAACTTTTCATGGGACATACACTTGTGTCAGTTCAGGATGCACGAAGTGGCAGTTCTCCGATTGGAGCTGAGAAATGTAATGTACACAAGATGGAGACGAGAAATTTCTATTGCGGAAAGTGTGATGTTTTTGTCTGTCAGAAGTGTGTCGTTGCTGAGCATGATATTCGCAATATCCTCAAAGGAGATGATATCAGGTTAGAAAGAAGACAAAACATTGATGCTCTTACGTTGcaagtaaacaaaaagagaGCAGACATGCAGAGATACATCAAGAATATTGAAGGAAAGAGGCGAGTCATTAAACAGGTGCTCAGTAAGGTATTAGAAGAAATAACAGAGGCTTATGAAGCTGCTTTGAGATGTCTGGAAGAACGAAAGACAATGCTAGTGGAGGGTGTACGTCGAGTGGAGCATGAATGTGACGACGAAATAAATGATATGAGGGACAATGTGAGATGTAGAATAGTAAATCTATCCAAGTCCTGCAATATATTAGAACAGGGAAGACACGGATGCCTGGAAGCTGATGCCTGGCAAGCACACATTTGTCTTTGTGAAGAAATAAAGACCGAACTAAATGTGAACTGTGAAACAAACCGAACCGAGAGAACTCTCGACAGGCTGCAGCGCAATGCAAATGCTGTCAAGTTTACCAGGGTGAATAATCAAATTGTTTTCGGCCACTTACAAACAAGTGCAGCTGAAGCCGAACAGCCATTGCAGATTAACAAGTTAGTTTCTTTAGGTTTACTGGACGATGGTGATGAAAAAGATAATCACAGAGAAAATAACCCTCTGCACGTGTCGAACGACAATGATCATTGTGGTAATGCATGCAACACCGTGGTTAGTTTTATGAATGACATCCCAGTTACCAAAATTACCAAACCCCCGCCGTTTTGGCTTAAGAGACCTTGGACAATGATTAAGCTTATCAAGTGCCCCTACTCGGCTCCAACCTGTTTGGCAACTCGATCAGCAGAATCGGTAGTTGTCGGATATTTGGACGATCCAGCAACGGAAATGTTTCTAGGTGTTCAAGAGCATACAGACTTTCTACCAAGGTACAGTGCCAGGTCAACGTGTATTTCTTTTCTGCAGAACATCGGCACCGCGATGTTGTACATGGATAGTCGTATAGTAGTGTACAACCCTGACGGAATTGTTACTGATGTCAGGTTTTTGACTATCGGTACACCATGGTGTCTTGATAGCGATGAAAACAATAACATCTACATCCTTACAAGGTCTGGCAACATCAGTATCTACCCTTTCCATGGAGGACGTCCACTCCGTACCTTCAACACAGGACTGTCCCCATTTGAGGATATCCACATCGGATGTCAATGCTGTGTTGTCCGTTCTGAGACCAAAGTTGTTGTCTTGTCATTACATGACGGTTCATTCATCTGGAAACTGGAGACGGGTGGCCAACAAGAACGACAGCGAGTAGCAGTAGACAAAGCAAGTGGGATCCTTTATGTCGCAAGTTCACAGCAAGAACTCGATGGTTTATCCGTTTGCCTTCGGAGCTTCAACCTATGCGATGGTTCACCCATAGGCTCCTGTGTGCTTCACGTGGCATCGGGGGATCTGGTAGGCCTTAGTGTGGTGTCACCTGACACTCTCGCTCTCTGCACTACCAGCGCTGTTTATATCTTCAAAAAAGATTGTCAGCACTAG